In Flavobacterium sp. GSB-24, the genomic window ACCAATTTCGATCATATCCGGAAGAATAGTGTGTTCGCATCCTCCAAGACTTTCAACACCTTCAATAGTCAATAAGTTCGAACCAACTCCAGTGATTTTAGCACCCATAGAGTTTAGCATTTTACACAATTGTTGTAAATATGGTTCGCACGCAGCATTGTAAACTGTAGTTTGTCCTTTTGCTAAAACAGCAGCCATTACAATGTTTGCCGTTCCGGTTACAGAAGCCTCGTCTAAAAGCATATCTGTTCCCTGAAGTCCTCCTTCTGGAGTTTCTACTCCGTAAAAATGATCTTCTCTATTATATCTGAATTTTGCTCCAAGGTTAATAAAACCTTCAAAGTGTGTATCTAATCTACGACGGCCAATTTTATCTCCTCCTGGTTTTGGAATATAACCTTTTCCGAAACGAGCCAAAAGCGGTCCAACAATCATAATAGAACCACGAAGTGCTCCTCCTTCTTTTTTGAAAGCTTCGGTTTCTAAATATCCAACATTAACTTCATCGGCTTGAAAAGTGATAGAACCTGGTTCGTTACGTTGAATTTTAACCCCTAAATTACCCAATAGAGTGATTAATTTATTGATGTCAATAATATCGGGAATATTATTAATTTTTACTTTATCCCCCGTTAGAAGCACGGCACATAAAATTTGTAATGCCTCGTTTTTTGCTCCTTGCGGAGTGATTTCTCCTTTTAAAGGAGTTCCTCCTTCGATTTTAAAAATTCCCATAGATTTTTTTTAAGGTTCTAAGGTTCTGAGATTCTGAGGTTCTAAGGTTTAGCTAAAATCTTAGCAACTTAGACGCTTAGTATCTTAGCAACTTCTTCTATTTTTGATTATTGTTTTTTTGAAATGTTTTTTTTTGGCCTCCTTTATTGTTTTTGTTGTTTTGAATTTTTGGCTGTCCAACAGATGCTGTTTTATTAGACATGCGTTTGTTGGTACGCATTAAATCTGTTGTATTCAACAATTCTTCTGTGCTGTGAAGCAAGTTTATTTTTCCACCAGACAATTCATATAAATGCTCAAAAATCACATCATCTTTCACTGTGTCTTTGTTCCAGCTTAAGAAAGATTTTTTCATGTGGTTGGCAATTACCATAACCAATGCATTTTTCATTTCTCCATCTTCCCACTTATTAGCAACATCGATCATGTATTTGATATTGTTACCATAAAATCTGTATTTTGGAAAGTTCTGCGGATATTGCAACACATCTGGTTTTAGCTCCAAAACTTCTCTTGACGGAATTGGATATGGCGATTCTACGTTCAGTTTAAAATCAGACATTATAAAAAGCTGATCCCAAAGTTTATGCTGAAAATCTGGTACATCGCGCAAATGCGGATTCAAACTTCCCATAACCTGAATGATATATTTCGCGACT contains:
- the murA gene encoding UDP-N-acetylglucosamine 1-carboxyvinyltransferase, giving the protein MGIFKIEGGTPLKGEITPQGAKNEALQILCAVLLTGDKVKINNIPDIIDINKLITLLGNLGVKIQRNEPGSITFQADEVNVGYLETEAFKKEGGALRGSIMIVGPLLARFGKGYIPKPGGDKIGRRRLDTHFEGFINLGAKFRYNREDHFYGVETPEGGLQGTDMLLDEASVTGTANIVMAAVLAKGQTTVYNAACEPYLQQLCKMLNSMGAKITGVGSNLLTIEGVESLGGCEHTILPDMIEIGSWIGLAAMTKSEITIKNVSWENLGLIPNTFRKLGITIEKRNDDIYIPAHKDGYEVKTDIDGSILTIADAPWPGFTPDLLSIVLVVATQAKGDVLIHQKMFESRLFFVDKLIDMGAKIMLCDPHRAVVMGHNFESQLKATTMSSPDIRAGISLLIAALSAKGTSTIQNIEQIDRGYERIDERLRAIGAKIVRA
- a CDS encoding DUF4290 domain-containing protein, giving the protein MVEKYKKEVANDVVFNLEYNSERQRLIIPEYGRHLQKLIDQATAIEDDETRNKVAKYIIQVMGSLNPHLRDVPDFQHKLWDQLFIMSDFKLNVESPYPIPSREVLELKPDVLQYPQNFPKYRFYGNNIKYMIDVANKWEDGEMKNALVMVIANHMKKSFLSWNKDTVKDDVIFEHLYELSGGKINLLHSTEELLNTTDLMRTNKRMSNKTASVGQPKIQNNKNNKGGQKKTFQKNNNQK